taatccaccaatttgataaaaaaattatcctaaattaaaacatggtgatgaatcataatccaatttgataataataatccaatttgataataatccaatttaatgaataatccaccaatttgataaaaaaattatcctaaattaaaacatggtgatgaataataatccaatttgataataataatccaatttgataataatccaatttaatgaataatccaccaatttgataaaaaaattatcctaaattaaaacatggtgatgaataataatccaatttgataataatccaatttaatgaataatccaccaatttgataaaaaaattatcctaatataaaagaataataatccaatttgataataaaaaaacctaatataaaagaataataatccaatttgataataaaaaaatctaatattaaagaataataatccaatttgataataaaaaaacctaatattaatgaataataatccaatttgataatgaagatggtaagggaaataaaataataaataatattaaacatattaaaattatcctagggaataattatacaacattacttaattacttaaaacaattaatattaacattacttaattacttacaaaaattaacatgcaagtattaattacttaaaaagattcacatacgagtccacacaaatttatttgttgttgtataaattacaataatataaatttaagtttgtaaacttaccttaaatattgaagcctttgtgttcaagctttggaatggatctggaatgactttgaaaatggtaaggaaaataaaataataaataacattaaacatattaaaattatcctagggaataattatacaacattacttaattacttaaaacaattaatattaacattacttaattacttacaaaaattaacataattaacatgcaagtaattacttaaaaaaattaacatacgagtgcacacaaatttttttgtttttgtataaattacaataatataaatttaagtttgtaaacttaccttaaatatggaagccTTTGTGTTGCTTGGCGTTGGAAAGGATCTGgaatggttttgaaaatggtATGGGAAGAAGAATGTAAGTTAAAATTCGGTGAATGCCTCTGATGATGAAAGAATGTAAGTATATAACAGACATTGACACTGTTTTACATGTGAAAGACATTGACACTGTTTTGCATATGAAAGACTGTCACACGCTTTCTTTATTAAAGCAGTAGTATTTGTTGTGCATGTTCTGAAATTGCAAAAAGTTCTTTGGATTATTGTATCAGAGAGGTAGACATAGGTTTGGAATGATTTGGTTTTcaataatttggagcattggatgctttttttttctaacaTGCCATCACTCAGACAGTAAAAAAAGACTGAATAACTCACactccaccacacacacacttcgAGACCCCCCCCCaccacaccacacacgcacaccacacACGTACTACCCTATTCCCGAATCCTCTCAGTCTCTCTCGAATCCTCTCAGTCTCGATCTTTCATTTCCCACTCCACTACCCTATTCCCGAAtcctctcagtctctctcttctctcttctctctctgaggTCGGTCTGAGCCTTCGTTCTCACCGAGAAGTTCTCagtcttctccctcccttcccccttctccacttcttccacacacacacacagagacatcATCACCGAGAAGTTCTCAGTCCTCGTCCGTGTCTCCGTGTCTCCGTGTCTCCTTGTCTCCCTCTGCTCCTCCCATCTCACCCGCCCTAAACCCAGCCGTCGACACCACTCCTTAACCGTCCGTGTCTCCGTGTCTCCCTGTCTCCCTCTGTCTCCGTAGTCCAAGCCGTCGACACCACTGAGGACCACGAACTTGTCCCAGCCGTCTTGGATTCGTGAGGATTTTAGGGATGTTGCAATTTTTCTGCATGTTGCACACCTTTGTTACTTTAAATTTTTGTAAAGATTTCAATTTTTGTaaagatttcaatttttctgcATGTTGCACACCTTTGTTGTACTGAAattgattttagggatttaggaattagggttctATTTTTGTACAGATTGCGATTTATCTGCATGTTGcttgatttttgtactgaaatagattttagggatttaggaattagggattcagttcAGTTGCTTTGAAtccgaatttggggatttagggatcGGTTCATTTGCTTTGATTTTTGTACTCAAATCGTTCTTCTCGGCTTGTAAACATGTTGATTTTTGTAATGAAATCGTTCTTGTCGGAATCCTGTATTGTAGATTCAGTTCATTAGGCTGGAAATTAgcatttggggatttagggtttcAGATTATTTGCTCCGGCCGTGTTCTCCGACGAGTCCAtaccaaatatcgcgatagtttcgaaaatatcgcgatattatcgatattatcgataatatcgcgatattatgaCGAAAACTAGTTGGATAGTTACTAAAATATCGGGGTCCctaaaaaacgataatatcggcgatatttcgccgatattatcgatattttctacTGTGGCCATAATACATGATAAACAAAATAATTGGGTTTTAGTAAATATTGATTTTGTAAAATTCTTTATTTAAATTTCTAGGTTCTGATGAATTCTCATTTAGAGTTGGTGACAACCAATTGACTCACCACCGACTTTAGATCAAGATTCAAGTATGCCTTAAATTTGTAAGTCatattttcattctattttgttgattttgtcATCACAATTTATTACAAAGTtggtgtcacagcccgtcccagaatTTCAAttaccgaggacgtgaaattactaaaacgcccttaaacgggattaaggtgcgtaaatttggtatttgttttacACTAAGATCTTAAACTAGGGTTAGAATTATATTAGTATGTGTTAATTTATCTGTGTTTGGACTTTAGGTGGGACCCTACCCCCTAAATCATTCCCTAATCTCTGGATCCATGTCtcattctctctttcttcctcgtctctccctcagtctctctcaCACTCCCTCagaaacactctctctctcttactctcattctctctcaagctctcggacaaacaccaagaacaatcACAATCCTGCACCAACGTCCGATCTAAGATCACCACGACACTCCTTAGGACCTCACGAGCACGGGAATACCAGTTttaggtaagttctatttcgaGAACCCTAGTTTTAAAACACCCCGTGTAATGGCACTGTTCACGAACttaattttggttgtgttttaggttaaacaaagatcaccacgagtcttaggaagttccaaggaggctcggagtgcctcgtttgatcaaaatggacgtcgggatcgtcgggttcgagtttggccgaaattgaagaattttgaaaggtttgatcttgttgtttttaggccttaaaacccttccaacgtgatagtacatgttaaatgcttcattttggtataaaatgcgaagaaattggttgaaaaacgaaggagaatagtggatttgaaatttttccagaaaccggcgaacagtcgccggcgaccggtgactcgccggagaagacagggaatcttccgtcaagtttgacggaatattccgacgccgttagttaactttaacggaaaccgttagtttttaacggaatatactaggatttgacggaatattctctaacgccgttcactgtagccgtcagtgtgcatgtcacgtggccgcgcgtgggccgcgcgtaggtccgtgccacgtcaggcgcgtgggggcgcgtgaggactccaaaaattattttaaaaatttggggatgatcctgaggttgtgtaggtcactgtggtatattcatatacccaatttgagcatcgtatgaagaattaattacctagtttggtttaggtgcgttaattgtgcgttaaatgattgttttaagttatttcacttctaggtggaacatttaacgaggacgagcacatccaggggcgtcaagggggttacgacccggcgacataccagtgagtgggcattgctttctatatatatacctatatactcgatttccccagaaatcaaatttaaatgaaaagtatattgaaatgaaatgaattatgatgtgattgccatgcatagaatattatggatattatgaactgtcgtatgatgcatatatgtatgatgGTGCTATGGAAgcacaggtaagtatttaattaatattatgatgatgatgatgatatattgagctcatatcctgcaccatggtttagtgcttatagtattcaccgcatcgcacgctcgccttggatccaagtagatgctggtcgtacagtccacgcggagtgggtacgacgggccagtcgtagagtgttagtgagattatgactggtgggtgaccttaggttattgtatacagatgattgatgagagaagcactagagcgaatattaccatgagtcgttcaaactacattaggtggttccgacttatgtgcagaaggccggacaggtcacgcggagtgactccggcagagagtgagattgatagatgttgagctctaggttcaatcgttcagggctattagagggcctccgattgATTTCTATCTTTTACctgaatatattatgttaatgcattcatactaaactgttgaaattggcatggtacattctttattgaatctgttataagattgatgattgagacagttgagatatatatgctatatactatttttctgggaaagtatacaggttttccaaaaaggggttataaTTGTGGATTTGtgaaatgatttggaaaagctttattttcgcccactcacgttttctgtttttcgcccctccaggttctagttgatagttgaggcgttggtggcctacgagactgcttcggcgttctgacagactaaataaatgtaggattcacccgagggtgttgtaaattagttatgttcctacttgactgcacctagatgcttatgctctgtttatgtgtgtttagtacactcttatgcacatagaatgctaggttgtaaataactgcaattagtggttttcgttaattcgtattttattattaaatcgtttccgcttgcgttatggttacgtcacactcacgtgacggccagcacgtcctagtcttcgggttagggtgtgtcagtttggtatcagagcataggttgcagtcctgtataactAATGAgttcttctattgatttttggatgttttctgtcagaattatgccgcctcgtagagatccTCGCCGTGCTGCTGAGCCTAATTTCCCCGATATAACTCAGTTAGGGGCAGCAATGGCTCAAGCTTTTCAGGCTAATATCCGTCCTCCTCAGAGAACGCCCGTAGAGACGATGTATAATCTGAAATTGGAAACTTTTGAGGGAAATGAAGGTTATGAAGGGGCAGAAAAGTGGTTGGATCGAATTGAGCAGACCTTTCAAGTGATGCAAAGTCAGGGAAACCTGCCAGCTAATAGATGGGTGGAGACCACCACCTGGTTTTTGGGCCGTGAGCCAGCTGCGTGGTGGATAAATCAGTCGAGGCACATGACTCCTGAAAGGGCAGCCGAATGGGAGGTatttaaagaaaattttatgaagagatttgtTCCTCCGGAATATATAGATCGCAAGAAACAGGAATTCACCAGTCTGAAGCAGAGAAATATGTCTGCACATGAGTACTACAGGAAGTTTACTGATTTATCCCGTTATGATTCTGATTTAGCGGGTAATCAAGCAGAAATGCTTCGTCGTTTCAAGCTAGGATCTAAGAAGAAGTACAGAACGTTTGCCAATGCACTTCCCTGTGCCGATTATCATGAGTATTTTGAGATTCTGGTCAGGATGGAAGACTCTGATAATCTTCCGGACAGTGAGGATGAAGAGGATAAGGGTAATGgtcagaagaaaaatgagaaaggtAAAGGTGTTTCCATTCCAGGACCTCGTCAGACgcagaatttcaagaaaagtggaaTGAGTTCGAGTTCTTCCAGTGGTGGATTTAGTGCCACAGGTCCGAGGAGAGGAGGTGGTAGGTTTGGTAATGGACCTAGATTTTCTGGTCAGAGAGGCTTTGGTAATACTGGTAGTTCGGGTCCTCCGTTATGTCGCCGTTGTAATTTCcgacatcatggggaatgtaggAGAAGCAGTGGTGCATGCTTTACATGTGGTCAGACAGGACATAGAGCTATGTATTGTCCCcagaatcagcagaggccccaGCAGCCTGTTATGCCAACATCAGCACCGACTCAACAGAACTTTAATTCAGGCAGTTATGGCCAGGgtggtcgtggtggtgcttatcactatcagggtgatgctgCTCCTTATGCTCCGGGACAGTATCACTATTCCCAGGATCCTTATTTTCAGAGTGGATATTCTCAGGATCAGGGAGGTTATACTTCATATCCGTCTATGCCAGCTAGcggatctcagtggtatcagGGGGGTCAGCCCCAACAGAGCGGAGTTGCTGCTAGTAGTACAGGGTCGTTTAGGCCGCCTGCCCAGGCAGGTCAAGGACGTACTCATCAGGGACGAGGTAACCAGAGTGGCAGAGGTCGTGGAGGACGACAGCCAGCTCAGGGACGCGTTAACCACATATCgttgcaagatgctcagaaccatccagacttgattatgggtacgttgaatgttcttggtcattttgctagagtcttgattgattgtggtgctacacactctgtgatttctcatacatttgctcaaataacgcaacctcatccttcacctctagggtttgatttagagtttgctatgcctagaggggataaatgttatgttgatagttttTACtctgggtgtccagtgatggtagataaTGTCATTATGCCTGCTAATCTTATTCCGTTAGACatcgtggattttgatgtgattttaggggcggattggttgcattataatcgcgcccatatagattgttacgggaaatcagttacttttcttcgtcctggactacccgaggttacatttgtgggtgaaagaagtggggtgaggcatggtgttatttccgCCATAAGGACAAAGAAATTGTTATCcaagggttgtcagggatacTTGGCACATGTGGTTTTGAATGATGTTGATTCCGGTAGTGTGGAGGAAGTCGGAGTAGTCAGacactatcctgatgtatttccaGATGATTTACCTGGGTTGCCTCCAGATAGAGATGTGGAATTTTCGATTGaattgcttccaggtacgaatcctatctctttgactccttatagaatggcaccAGCGGAATTaagagagttgaaaattcaattgcaagagttaattgataaaggtttcattcagcctagttcttcaccttggggagctccagtgttgtttgtaagaaagaaagatggaactttgagattgtgcattgattacaggcaattgaatcgggtgacgattaaaaaccgttatcccttgcctcgtatagatgatttgtttgatcagctcaaaggtgcctgtgtgttttctaagatcGATTTGAGGTCTGGGTATTATCAattaaagattaaagatgaggatgttcataaaacagctttcaggactcgttatgggcattatgagtttttggtgatgccatttggattaacGAACGctcctgcagctttcatgagattgatgaatgaaatattccaggaatatcttgacaagtttgttattgtttttattgatgacatccTGGTATATTCTAAGTCGAAATCAGaccatattcgacatcttaacttggtgttaaggaaattgagggaacaccgGTTATATGCCAAATTTagtaaatgtcaattttggctggatcaagtggcatttttgggacatgtggtATCAGCTCAGGGAATTCAAgtggatcctcaaaagatagcagcagtggaaaattgggaacaacctcgaacggtcactgaggtgcggagttttcttggtttggcaggttattatagacggtttgttcaagacttttctatgattgccttgccattaacgaagttaaccaggaaggatgttaagtttgagtgggatgaaagttgtgagcaaagtttccagcagttgaagtattgcCTTACTCATGCACCTGTGTTAGTACTTCCTGATGATAATGGTAACTTCGAGatctatagtgatgcttctttgaatggtttgggttgtgttttgatgcagcatagtagagtgattgcctatgcttctaggCAGTTGAAGACTCATGAAAGAAACTATCCgactcacgatcttgagttggcagctattgtgtttgctttgaagatttggagacactATCTCTATggcgagaaatgtaagatctttaccGATCATAAAAGCCTTCAGTACCTTttcactcagcatgatcttaatcttcgtcagagaAGATGGTTGGAATTgttaagtgattatgattgcacgattgagtaccatccgggtcgtgcaaatgtggtagctgatgctcTGAGTAGAAAACCTCAAGGGCGacttaatgctttgtatgccagtcgtgttcctcttctggCAGAGTTGAGATCTACTGGAGTAGAGTTAGAATTGGAAGAGCAaagtgaagcttttcttgcCAGTTTTCAAGTCAAGCCAGTTTTAATTGATCGGGTGCTTGCAGCTCAATCGTgggatgaagaaattcaagaattgatcaagttaagaaatgaagggaagaagaaagatcttAAGATCCGAGGatcagatggtatgcttatgcaagagaacaggATGTATGTgcctaataatgaggaactgaagaaggaaatcttggatgaagcacattgttcggcttatgctatgcacccaggaggaactaaaatgtatcataccattcgaccattctactattggccgggtatgaagagGGAGATTGCGgagtatgtgagtaggtgtattGTCTGCCAGCAGGTTAAGGCTGAAAGGAAGAAGCCGTTTGGGAGattgcaaccacttcccgttccccagtggaaatgggagaatataacgatggattttgtgtataagctgccacgtacacaaaatggttttgatggcatttgggtggttgtagatcgacttaccaaatcagcacattttattccagtaagggagaagtattctttaaataagttggctcagttattcatatcgaaggttgtaaagtatcatggtgtcccagtgaatattatttctgatcgagatccaagatttacttctaagttttggatagcttttcaAGAAGCTTTGGGTACTAGATTGCTTTACAGTACAGCTTATCATCCACAGACAGATGGTCAGTCAGAGAGAACTATTCAGACACTCGAGGATATATTGAGATCCTCTGTGATgcaatttggtgattcttggcatgatcgcttggatttgatggagtttgcctacaataatagttttcattcgagtaTTGGAATGTCTCCATTTGAAGCACTTTATGGTAAAGCTTGCCGTACGccattatgttggtcagaggttggtgaaagaataCTTGAAGGgccagagattgtggatgagactactcagaatattcaggtaattaaatcTAACCTGAAAGTGGCCCAGGATAGACAAAAGAGCCTAGCGGATCGACATACCACGGACAGAATGTATAATGTGGGCGACTATGTTTTTCTGAAATTAtcgccttggagaggtgtggttcgctttggaaagaaaggaaagctaagtcccaggtacattggaccttatgagatcactgagaggattggtgaagttgcttacaggttggagctacctccagagttgtctaaggtacataatgtgttccatgtctcgatgcttcggcattatgtgtcagatccttcacatgtgattcctcctcaaccattggaaattaatccggatttgacgtacgatgaggaaccagtgactatactggattggaaagataagaccTTGAGGAATAAGACCGTGAGCTTGGTGAAAGTATTGTGGAGAAACCATTCAGCTgaggaagctacttgggagacagaagatcggatgagagatatgtatccgaggttattctatgacttttgATGTTCTGGTTAGTgattggaatttcggggacgaaattctataaggaggggagattgtcacagcccgtcccagaatTTCAAttaccgaggacgtgaaattactaaaacgcccttaaacgggattaaggtgcgtaaatttggtatttgttttacACTAAGATCTTAAACTAGGGTTAGAATTATATTAGTATGTGTTAATTTATCTGTGTTTGGACTTTAGGTGGGACCCTACCCCCTAAATCATTCCCTAATCTCTGGATCCATGTCtcattctctctttcttcctcgtctctccctcagtctctctcaCACTCCCTCagaaacactctctctctcttactctcattctctctcaagctctcggacaaacaccaagaacaatcACAATCCTGCACCAACGTCCGATCTAAGATCACCACGACACTCCTTAGGACCTCACGAGCACGGGAATACCAGTTttaggtaagttctatttcgaGAACCCTAGTTTTAAAACACCCCGTGTAATGGCACTGTTCACGAACttaattttggttgtgttttaggttaaacaaagatcaccacgagtcttaggaagttccaaggaggctcggagtgcctcgtttgatcaaaatggacgtcgggatcgtcgggttcgagtttggccgaaattgaagaattttgaaaggtttgatcttgttgtttttaggccttaaaacccttccaacgtgatagtacatgttaaatgcttcattttggtataaaatgcgaagaaattggttgaaaaacgaaggagaatagtggatttgaaatttttccagaaaccggcgaacagtcgccggcgaccggtgactcgccggagaagacagggaatcttccgtcaagtttgacggaatattccgacgccgttagttaactttaacggaaaccgttagtttttaacggaatatactaggatttgacggaatattctctaacgccgttcactgtagccgtcagtgtgcatgtcacgtggccgcgcgtgggccgcgcgtaggtccgtgccacgtcaggcgcgtgggggcgcgtgaggactccaaaaattattttaaaaatttggggatgatcctgaggttgtgtaggtcactgtggtatattcatatacccaatttgagcatcgtatgaagaattaattacctagtttggtttaggtgcgttaattgtgcgttaaatgattgttttaagttatttcacttctaggtggaacatttaacgaggacgagcacatccaggggcgtcaagggggttacgacccggcgacataccagtgagtgggcattgctttctatatatatacctatatactcgatttccccagaaatcaaatttaaatgaaaagtatattgaaatgaaatgaattatgatgtgattgccatgcatagaatattatggatattatgaactgtcgtatgatgcatatatgtatgatgGTGCTATGGAAgcacaggtaagtatttaattaatattatgatgatgatgatgatatattgagctcatatcctgcaccatggtttagtgcttatagtattcaccgcatcgcacgctcgccttggatccaagtagatgctggtcgtacagtccacgcggagtgggtacgacgggccagtcgtagagtgttagtga
This region of Malus domestica chromosome 07, GDT2T_hap1 genomic DNA includes:
- the LOC103420713 gene encoding uncharacterized protein isoform X2; the protein is MPPRRDPRRAAEPNFPDITQLGAAMAQAFQANIRPPQRTPVETMYNLKLETFEGNEGYEGAEKWLDRIEQTFQVMQSQGNLPANRWVETTTWFLGREPAAWWINQSRHMTPERAAEWEVFKENFMKRFVPPEYIDRKKQEFTSLKQRNMSAHEYYRKFTDLSRYDSDLAGNQAEMLRRFKLGSKKKYRTFANALPCADYHEYFEILVRMEDSDNLPDSEDEEDKGNGQKKNEKGKGVSIPGPRQTQNFKKSGMSSSSSSGGFSATGPRRGGGRFGNGPRFSGQRGFGNTGSSGPPLCRRCNFRHHGECRRSSGACFTCGQTGHRAMYCPQNQQRPQQPVMPTSAPTQQNFNSGSYGQGGRGGAYHYQGDAAPYAPGQYHYSQDPYFQSGYSQDQGGYTSYPSMPASGSQWYQGGQPQQSGVAASSTGSFRPPAQAGQGRTHQGRGNQSGRGRGGRQPAQGRVNHISLQDAQNHPDLIMGSS
- the LOC103420713 gene encoding uncharacterized protein isoform X1, whose product is MPPRRDPRRAAEPNFPDITQLGAAMAQAFQANIRPPQRTPVETMYNLKLETFEGNEGYEGAEKWLDRIEQTFQVMQSQGNLPANRWVETTTWFLGREPAAWWINQSRHMTPERAAEWEVFKENFMKRFVPPEYIDRKKQEFTSLKQRNMSAHEYYRKFTDLSRYDSDLAGNQAEMLRRFKLGSKKKYRTFANALPCADYHEYFEILVRMEDSDNLPDSEDEEDKGNGQKKNEKGKGVSIPGPRQTQNFKKSGMSSSSSSGGFSATGPRRGGGRFGNGPRFSGQRGFGNTGSSGPPLCRRCNFRHHGECRRSSGACFTCGQTGHRAMYCPQNQQRPQQPVMPTSAPTQQNFNSGSYGQGGRGGAYHYQGDAAPYAPGQYHYSQDPYFQSGYSQDQGGYTSYPSMPASGSQWYQGGQPQQSGVAASSTGSFRPPAQAGQGRTHQGRGNQSGRGRGGRQPAQGRVNHISLQDAQNHPDLIMGGTFNEDEHIQGRQGGYDPATYQF